The genomic DNA gagtaatttttttgttaattttaattaagatttttataaatttacataaaattattatgaatttataaaaaatattgtttaaacttatatataatatatcattttccttcCGTAAAATATATTCTCATAATTCTCATTAAAATTTGCAGGTTTAGTTACGAGATTTCCGAGGgggaaataaacaaataaatatggagggCCATGCATCCCCCACGTGggcattattaattaattagaagatCGCCCAAGTTGTACTCAAAGAGCATTCAATCTGTAATGATGAATGAATGCACGACAAATGGTTGGCACCGTTCATTTCATGTACCCAAAGATTATAATAATGTACGTATAAAcagtatatattattatatacaaatattatatatataatactttttttatattatacaaaaatactaATTACTTTTGGGGAcgaattcataattaatataaatgaaTATAACAGATTTGTTTTTAGTCACTTCACAGGAAAAAAACGTTTCTGAACTTttaaacaaactaattgcactATCTAGCCACTTTTATGTACAATACCTAAAATatccttaatgagattttaaaatagaaaggCCACATTACCCTTAgcctcatttaccaaaatacccttgtcTCTTTCACTTacctttctcctctcttccaaTATTCACGCTCCtacattcttttcattttgtcgaCTTTCTTCTCCATTGGCGAAACCATCAAACTTAACCATTCTTCCTACAttcaatcttttgtttgttggGTCATTTAACTTCTTCATCAATCATCGCAGAGACCTCATTGAAGCCACATTCACGAGAAGTTTTCCTTTCCAAGAAGCATTCAaggtattgattttgatttatatttgttttgtttttcaaaagtaCTTTTTTGTGTTGATATTGCTTATTTAAGTTGTGTAGAATAGTTGTGgttgtgaataaaatatttttggtagATATTCATTCCAGATCTAtgtgaaaaaaaagaattttagaaAAGGCACACAGCCATcgaaattttcagaaatgaGACACAGTCATCGGGCTTAGTTGGGGGCACAAAGCCCGATGAGATCCCCATCGGGCTTTGACCCAAAGCCCGATTACCATTGGGCTTCATTGCCCTATGAAGCCCGATGGAAAATCATCGCCGACGAAGCCCGATGGGATAAGTCCCATCGGGCTTCCGTAGAGCGATGAAGCCCGATAGTCCGTATATCCCATCGGGCTTCATAGCatacaaagcccgatgggaccCCATCGGGCTTTGTCAGGAGATGAAGCCCGATAGGACCAACTAAGCCCGATAGGCTTCCCATTGGCCTCTGCCCCACGAGACTTGATGGGTTGGCAATAAAGCCCGATAGGACTTTTTATCAGGCTTAATTGGCCAATGAAACCTGATAAGAAGCCCTTAGACAGAACTCTCATGTGTGcaaaaatgtgataaaataattttttaaaaattatgttaaaatcctccaatatttttataaatttttttaaaaattttcataaactttattttagttataattagAGAAGattatagtaataataaaattgttattttgtaagtaaaaaaaatcatgtatttATGTTATATAAATTCTCTTTATGAATTCGTCCCATTAAATAGTCTAACTTCTCACTTTGAATCTTGTAGCAATGGATAAAGCGCCGTTGGTAATTATGTGGAACGGGGAATGGAACGATGATAAGTACACTAGGGGTAATAAAACGTGTATGATGGCCAATAAGAATGcgacttttactcaattaactGATATTGTTTACACAGTAACgggaattgataaaacaaggtacgacatcaacattcattttttaatgGAACCATCATGCAGTCTTCCAGCCACTAAGCTCCCTATCAAGGACGACTATGGTGTTGAGTTTGTTATGTACGAAGGAAGTAAATATAAGGTGATCTATGTTGATATGATTCGTAGAGATGCTGGAGTTTGTAACATACATAGTGAGCCGCAATACCAATTTCCTTCAAATAGTGGTGGTAATCAGGATTCAGGTGTTGACGTTCCACTTACATCAGCACGTAGTCCACTGCGGAACGATGATTTTGGTATATATGGTACGGCTGGTTTGTCAGATGATGCTTCACACAcagatgatgatggtgataatGAAACAGATGATAATGGTGATGATAACAGTGGTGATGACAGTGGAGGTGGTGGTGAAGGAAGAGCCAGTTCGGATTATCCAGAAGTAAGATTTTCAGGTTCTCAATTTGAGGACAACCCTTTACATGGAAATTGGGTTCTTCCTggtgtagaaaattatgcaattgaggCAACGCGACCCGAAGTGTTGATTCCTTACCAGGGTGATATTTTTTACCAAGGCGCattatttaaaagtaaacaagAATTGATTTTGGCATTTGGAAaatattgtgttgatgtgaaAATAGACTATCGAATCAGACGTTCATGCATGGTTCGATTTGAGGCTGGTTGCAAAGATGTGAATTGCAAGTTTTTGCTTTGTGCAAGATGCAGACCTAGTTGTACGTTTTGGCATGTGGTGAAGTTTATGCTGGGTCACACATGTAGTCCGGACATCTACGATTCACATTTTCGGAGTGTGAAGGCTATTGTCATCGGGAGTTTGTTCTCACAACGAGTGGCAATTAGTGAATATACACCTGGAATGCTAATGGGAGAGCTGCTTGAGCAGCATGGTGTACAGATCATGTACACTAAAGTTTGGAGGTCTTTACAACATACAAAGAGACTTGCTTATGGCAATGCAGATGAGTCATTTCAGCAGCTACCCTTATATTTTCACATGTTGAAAGAAACAAATCCCGACACTATCACGGCAATAGAGACAGATGAAAATAATCGTTTCTTGTATTCATTTTTTGCTCTTGGAGCTTCACTTCAGGGTTTTCGATCTTACATAAGACCGGTTGTTGCTGTTGATGCCACCCATTTGAAAGGTAAATATAAAGGCGTGATTTTTGTTGCCACTTGCAAAGATGGAGAGGAGATGATTTATCCCATCGCTTTTGGATTTGGGGATGGTGAGTCTGACAGATCATGGATTtggtttttaagaaaattgagagaagcTATTAGCGTGCCGGAGGATTTGGTAATTGTATCCGATCGACACCAAAGCATTGCGAACGTGATGAGCCTTGTTTTTCCTCATGTCCCACAtgtattttgtttcttccaccttaagcaAAACCTAAAGAAACGATGTAGACAACGAAAGGATGTGATGGAGACATTCTACCGTGCAGCATACAGCTACACCCAAGTAGAGTGTGATACACACTTGGCAGAAATTCAATTGATGCATCCTCAAGCGCATCTAACATTAGTGGAAGCAGGAATGGAAAGGTGGTCGTGTGCATATTGTTcgagaagaagatattccatgATGACCACCAATATTGCCGAGTCTttcaataaatgcatgatgaaagtacgtcggttgcctataacgagtgcacatgaatttttgagacatatgctTCAAAAATGGTTTAGCGACAGACGTGCTACTGCTGACAGGATTGTAACTGAGATTACCTCTGCTGCATTGGCACATGTCAATTTTGCCCATAGCAAAACATTAGATCGAGGATGTAGTGTAGTTCCTATAATACACGGAAACAAGTTCCTCGTGAAACATGCAAAGGAAGGTGATGGGATCGTTAACATTGATGCAAAAACATGCAGTTGTCGTAAATGGGATCTTGATCAATTACCGTGTCTTCATGCAGTTGCTGCTGGCAGGTatcatggtttgactttatTGTTCTTATTACATTCGTTGTTTAATGTGATATATTAACACTCTATCTTGCTTTGTTTATTGTACGTGACAGTTTCATGCGGGTGCACTATAATTCGTTTTGTCATCCATATTACACTGCAAGCTGGGTCAAAAAAGCATATGAACTTCCTATCAATCCAGTCCCTAACAAGTCCGCTTGGGTTATTGCTGCACATGTTAGAAGGGTGGTTGTACACCCACCCGTACAAAGAAGACAACCGGGTAGACCAAGAGAGGGTCGGATTCCTTCTAGTGGGGAAGCTCGTCGAAggaaaaaatgtggaaaatgcagtGTACAAGGGCACAACCGTCTATCTTGCCCTAATGAATGGTCTTCTTCCATTGGAGAGTCGAGCACAACCGCTACTACTATAGAATCAAGAGATGCTGCCGTGGCCACTGCAAGAGCAAATCGAAAATGCAGCATTTGCAAAGAGGCTGGACACACTCGTCGTCGGTGCCCTATACAGTTGAGCAATCAAGGTGATGATAATTTTGACAATGATCTAAACAATCAATAGAGATGAACTCATTCAGGAACGATAATGTCGTCACTTATGTTAATTATTAGATTGTTTGAAGAATAATGTGATTCCTTACTTGCATTTACAGTGTGAATGGATTTATTACTGACCATATCTTTCATGTATCAGCAATGCTCAAAAATCACTTCCACAAGAGAAAAAGGATCACCAAAAGGCTTCTTCTAAGATATCATCAATCAAAACTAGTTTTTGTCATTCTCCACCAGAAATGAATGTTGtgttttacattattatttgaattcaaaatattttagcaattgtaATCTTTTGGTTTCCTTAATTTAAACTTGTAATTGATGATTGAAATGTggttgtttgttgatggagagagagactgagtctctaatgtAGGTTGAATGGCCCGAAAACAAAGGAGATTCtgccaaaattttctaaaattcagTGATTTACTTGTTTTCAAACTATTGGGAAACTAGGAAAAAACaccaatacaaaaaaaagaaaaaaaaaaaaaacctatcgGGCTTCGTGCTCCTACAAAGCCCGATAGGGCATTTTCAAAGCCCGATAGGGCATCATCAAAGCCCGATAGGCTAtttcttcaacttttttttaaaaaaaaaaaattcaattattttttaggttcaattaccactaaaatgagcTCTTCTAAGGTTTTTCGTGttaattaaacacaaaatgcacatcaaacAACTCTATACATCACATTGGAACTAAGGTGGAATGGATAGATGATTAAGTGTTCCTCCTTCTATCTATCAAGTGTTGTTTAAATTGGACCAAAGAGATCTTAGCAtattctataaattaaaatttggaatAATGAGTAAGTGATTTACTTGTTTTCAAATTATTCTAGAAAAAAAacaccactacaaaaaaaaaaaaaaaaaaaaaaaacttatcgGGCTTCGTGCGCCTACAAAGCCCGGTAGGctatttcttcccttttttttttttttaatttttcaattattttttaggttcaattaccactaaaatgagcTCTTCTAAGGTTTTTCgtgttaattaaataaattagccTATCGGGTTTCGTGGCCCTACATTTTATCGTTCTTTACATTTagttaatcaaatttttaaaaaatttcggCAGAATCTCCCCTGTTTTATGACAATAAACCTGTATTAGAGAAGTCTCCCTGTCCAACAACAAACTACCTCCACAACCACTTATCTCATcaacaacacaaaaacacataTCATCAAGAAAAATAGCCACATCCTAAGTATACATTAACTACTTCTATCTAGTTCAAATCACACCACTTTACAAAAGAATACATTGATATATCTATACAACAGTGTTATGTCTATACAAAAAAATTCCTATCTGCCTACGAAGGGTACGAATATCCGGAGTTGGTTGCATCTGCCACTGATCCTCATTATGCGTCAAGATGTCATGGGCGTATTTTAAAATAAGGCACCCACAACTATCCCTGTATTAGACATAAtaatcaattgaaaaataatcatattgaaaaattcaattgactctataataagattttaattaattaatttactcgTCCTGTTGTTGATGCACCTTCTGAGGATCAATACTCTCCACCTCCCGTTCACTATCTGAAGTGGCAGTTTCGATTGCTTGGGAGTAATATGCACTGCTCTTCAGCATAATAGGTAAGAGGCTTGCCAATGGTTGTACAGATTCTACTCGAATCGTCCGGCTGTCTTTGTTAGTGGCGTTGGAGTCATATATCACAACTTTTCTATCCTTCAAACAAATCTTGACCAGAAACCAATAATAATTCATGTAATTACACGGGaccaaaacttgcatttttaAAGATGTGTTAGTCATACGGAAATAAATACATCAATGATAACATTATTAACACGTACGTAGTCGACCGTCCACCAAGGAAGATTTCCGTCAATGCTCCCATCAACGAAACGTGCCCACTCTTTCGGGACAGTCCCTGTAGAAGGCACGAAAACTGTCCTAGTGTCCCCGTatgttttttttccaaaaatttgctATAGACACCTGCaaccaaacaaaaagaaaacagaacaaTAACCCGGTCGACACACTAAATTGAAatgcaacaaaacaaaaaatacaagagtAATTTAATATGCTTGGAGAGCTCACAAATAGCCCGGTTGACATGATAGCATAATTCCTATCGTATCGTGGATGAGATTGTGCACGTCTTAAGCAACACATGTAACTATCAATGTGTTCCTCCCCCAACCATTCGATTTCCTTCTCTATGCGCTGGAAGTCGACCGGGGATAGATTGAGCACGTAACCAGTGTCACGACTACAATAACTAAGAATTAGAATTTCTAAAGTTAATAACGTATTGTTAATGTAAATAGAAAAGTAATACAAGTTACTTACCAAATATCTTCTTTAGAGGTTATGAACTCAATGTAGCATTTAGGGGGGTTAAGACCATCATCCCCAACTTCATCCCCCACTTGGTCAGGAACTGATGACACTGCCTCCAGGTCTGCCTCATTCGCTAGgacatctttctttctcttcttcggTCGGATCGGATCAGTGTAAGGAGATTTTAAAAACTGCAATGGTTGTTTCTCTCGCATAGTACGTTTGCTGACTCGAACCGTTTCATCTTTTAACTGTACGATATGTGATTCCATATAAATAACTAGTTATTACAACATGCATTTTTAAAACGATATGTAAAACGTATAAATAAAAGTGAATTAAGAACTTACCACAGATGTAGATGTCTGGCCCTGGAAATCGTGATGATCAAGATCTATCTGATCAGCACCCAAGTGCTGCTCATCGCCATCGTCATTATGAGATGGGGAATCCTCAATAGAGGGGACACGTAAATGAGTGGATAGTGTTGTAATCTGTTCTCTCATTTGACCCATTTCCTTATCAAATTGTGTCCTCATCTGACTGATTTCTTGTTGCATCCATGTCCTCAACTGATAGATTTTCTGTTGCATCCATGGCCTCAACTGGCAGATTTCCCCATTTATCCTCCGCAGCGTTTCCAAAGTTAGATAAAGCCTCTCGGTTAACtacaaaaggcaaaaaaaagaaaataaaaaataaaaaaacttactacaaacaattacaaaaaataaaaaataaaaaacattattataataaatacacCCCATCCTCATACTGTGCGTGATGCGGACTGTGCTGCCCAAATCTTGGCCTCCTCTCTTCATGTACaacctcttcctctctctcatcaTCTCTATGTATCCTACCCCCTCATTCTCATGCACGCCCTCCCTACCTctaccctcctcctcctcatgccCGCCCTCTCTACCTCCACCCTTCTCCTCCTCATGCCCTCCCTCCCTACCTCTAccttcctcctcctcatccCTGCCCTGCCTACCTccaccctcctcctcctcctcatgccCTCCCTCTCTACCTCTACCCTCTTCCTCCTCATCCCTGCCCTGCCTACTTccaccctcctcctcctcctcatgccCGCCTTCCCTATCTCCACCCTCCCTACCTCTaccctcctcctcttcctcatcCCCGCCCTGCCTACTTCCACCcccctcatcctcctcctcctccccacTCCCTATTTTGTAGACAT from Diospyros lotus cultivar Yz01 chromosome 4, ASM1463336v1, whole genome shotgun sequence includes the following:
- the LOC127799205 gene encoding uncharacterized protein LOC127799205; its protein translation is MMTTNIAESFNKCMMKVRRLPITSAHEFLRHMLQKWFSDRRATADRIVTEITSAALAHVNFAHSKTLDRGCSVVPIIHGNKFLVKHAKEGDGIVNIDAKTCSCRKWDLDQLPCLHAVAAGSFMRVHYNSFCHPYYTASWVKKAYELPINPVPNKSAWVIAAHVRRVVVHPPVQRRQPGRPREGRIPSSGEARRRKKCGKCSVQGHNRLSCPNEWSSSIGESSTTATTIESRDAAVATARANRKCSICKEAGHTRRRCPIQLSNQGDDNFDNDLNNQ